The following are encoded together in the Daucus carota subsp. sativus chromosome 5, DH1 v3.0, whole genome shotgun sequence genome:
- the LOC108223116 gene encoding endo-1,4-beta-xylanase 1 isoform X3 — protein METPSASNVQNASHSEKLEECLMEGPENSLTDNIILNHDFSEGLQSWNLNCCEGFVASASSGHKGALANSESESHYAVVTNRKECWQGLEQDITTRVSPGSSCTVSAKVKVAGPVEGLADVLATLKLDHEDGTTSYQRVSRISVSKERWEKLEGTFSLTKIPKRVVFYLEGPSPGIDLLIESVVISCLRRGKLSIKGTGDVPAESENIILNPAFDDGVNNWSGRGGCKILVHDSMGDGKILPKSGKYFASATERTQSWNGIQQDITGRVQRKLAYEVSAVVRIYGNNVTSANVQATLWVQTPDFQEQYIGISSTQATDKDWVQLQGKFLINGNPSKVVVYLEGPPAGTDILVNNLSLKHAEKIPPLPAPVIEDANYGVNVIANSNLYDGSNGWFSLGNCTLTVANGSPRVLPPMARDTLGQHAPLSGRCILVTNRTQTWMGPAQVITDKVKLYLTYQVSAWVRIGSRAAGPQNVNVAVGVDSQWVNGGQAEINDTRWHEIGGSFRIEREAAKVMVYVQGPAQGVDFMVAGLQIFPVNREARFRHLKRQTDQVRKRDVTLKFSASDSSMLPGTFVKVRQTQNSFPIGSCMSRSNIENEDFVDFFTKHFNWSVFANELKWYWTESQQGKLNYKDADDLLNLCNTNNIEVRGHCIFWEAENTVQPWLKALNKADLMTAVQNRLTGLLSRYKGKFKHYDVNNEMLHGSFYQDRLGKDIRANMFKTANQLDPSPTLFVNDYHIEDGCDTRSTPEKYIEQILGLQEQGAPVGGIGIQGHIDNPVGPIVCSALDTLGTLGLPIWFTEVDVSSINEHIRADDLEVMLRECFAHPAVEGIMLWGFWELFMARDNSHLVNAEGDINEAGKRLLELKQEWMSNAHGHVDEQQQFQFRGFQGTYEVEVRNFSQRKKVLKTFVVDKTESPIVVSIDL, from the exons ATGGAGACCCCATCAGCAAGCAATGTCCAAAATGCATCTCACTCTGAG AAATTAGAAGAGTGCCTAATGGAGGGTCCAGAAAACAGTCTCACTGATAATATCATACTAAATCATGACTTCTCTGAAGGGCTGCAATCGTGGAATCTAAATTGCTGCGAAGGCTTTGTAGCTTCTGCAAGTTCGGGTCACAAAGGAGCATTGGCAAATTCAGAGTCAGAAAGTCATTATGCTGTTGTTACTAATCGCAAGGAGTGTTGGCAAGGGTTAGAACAAGATATCACAACTAGAGTTTCGCCTGGTTCTTCTTGCACAGTTTCTGCTAAGGTTAAAGTAGCAGGGCCTGTGGAGGGATTGGCTGATGTATTGGCTACACTTAAGCTGGATCACGAAGACGGAACAACTAGTTATCAACGCGTATCAAG AATCTCTGTCAGTAAAGAAAGGTGGGAGAAATTAGAAGGAACATTTTCATTGACAAAAATTCCCAAGCGTGTTGTATTTTATTTGGAAGGGCCATCTCCTGGAATAGACTTACTCATAGAATCAGTAGTGATTTCATGTCTCAGGCGCGGCAAGCTCAGT ATTAAAGGCACCGGAGACGTTCCAGCTGAAAGTGAGAATATAATACTGAATCCTGCATTTGATGATGGTGTTAACAATTGGTCTGGAAGAGGAGGCTGCAAAATTCTTGTCCACGACTCCATGGGAGATGGAAAAATCTTACCCAAGTCTGGAAAATATTTTGCATCTGCAACAGAACGCACACAAAGTTGGAATGGTATTCAGCAGGATATAACTGGAAGGGTTCAGAGAAAGCTTGCTTATGAGGTATCTGCTGTAGTACGGATTTATGGTAACAATGTTACAAGTGCCAATGTACAAGCTACTTTATGGGTCCAGACACCAGACTTCCAGGAGCAGTACATAGGCATCTCCAG TACGCAGGCCACAGATAAAGATTGGGTACAGTTGCAGGGTAAATTTCTTATTAACGGCAATCCATCAAAGGTAGTTGTATATCTAGAAGGCCCGCCTGCAGGCACTGATATTCTCGTTAACAATTTATCCTTGAAGCACGCAGAAAAGATCCCTCCATTACCTGCACCAGTTATAGAG GATGCAAATTATGGAGTAAATGTAATTGCAAACAGCAACCTTTATGATGGCAGCAATGGATGGTTTTCTCTTGGCAATTGCACCTTAACCGTTGCAAATGGCTCACCTCGTGTACTTCCACCTATGGCGAGAGATACCTTAGGGCAACATGCACCATTAAGTGGTCGCTGCATTCTTGTGACTAATCGGACTCAGACTTGGATGGGACCTGCTCAGGTGATCACTGATAAAGTCAAGCTCTACCTGACATACCAAGTGTCTGCTTGGGTAAGAATTGGCTCCAGGGCAGCTGGTCCTCAGAACGTGAATGTTGCAGTTGGCGTGGACAGCCAATGGGTGAATGGTGGCCAAGCTGAGATTAATGATACTCGTTGGCATGAAATTGGCGGCTCTTTTAGAATTGAGAGAGAGGCAGCTAAGGTGATGGTTTATGTTCAAGGTCCTGCTCAAGGTGTTGACTTCATGGTCGCGGGACTGCAGATTTTTCCAGTTAACCGGGAAGCAAGGTTTAGACACTTGAAAAGGCAAACTGATCAG GTACGTAAACGCGATGTCACCCTCAAATTCTCTGCATCTGATTCAAGCATGCTGCCTGGTACTTTTGTAAAAGTCAGACAAACTCAAAACAGTTTCCCCATTGGTTCATGTATGAGCAGATCAAACATAGAGAACGAAGATTTTGTCGATTTCTTCACGAAACATTTTAATTGGTCTGTATTTGCAAATGAGTTGAAGTGGTATTGGACAGAGTCCCAACAAggaaaattaaactacaaagaTGCTGATGACCTCCTGAACTTGTGCAACACAAACAATATTGAAGTCCGTGGTCACTGTATCTTCTGGGAAGCAGAGAACACGGTTCAGCCATGGTTGAAGGCTCTCAACAAAGCCGACTTGATGACAGCAGTTCAGAATCGTCTGACAGGCCTTTTAAGCCGTTACAAGGGGAAGTTCAAGCACTATGATGTTAACAATGAGATGCTGCATGGATCATTTTATCAAGATCGATTAGGTAAAGATATCCGAGCCAACATGTTCAAGACTGCCAACCAACTAGATCCCTCGCCTACTCTATTTGTAAACGATTATCACATTGAGGATGGATGTGACACTAGGTCGACTCCAGAAAAGTACATTGAGCAGATTCTTGGTCTGCAAGAACAAGGTGCACCTGTCGGAGGGATAGGAATTCAAGGACACATAGACAATCCAGTCGGGCCTATTGTTTGTTCTGCTCTAGACACTTTAGGCACTCTTGGCCTTCCAATCTGGTTCACAGAAGTCGACGTGTCTTCCATCAACGAGCACATCAGAGCAGATGACTTAGAAGTTATGCTTCGAGAATGTTTTGCTCATCCAGCTGTAGAAGGAATAATGCTGTGGGGATTCTGGGAGCTCTTTATGGCTAGAGATAACTCACATTTGGTAAATGCAGAAGGCGATATCAACGAAGCAGGAAAACGGTTGCTTGAGCTTAAGCAAGAGTGGATGTCGAATGCACATGGACATGTCGATGAACAACAACAGTTTCAGTTCAGAGGCTTCCAGGGAACATATGAAGTGGAAGTTCGCAACTTCTCTCAAAGAAAGAAGGTTCTCAAGACATTTGTTGTGGATAAAACTGAGTCTCCAATCGTCGTTTCTATCGATCTATAA